From Carya illinoinensis cultivar Pawnee chromosome 5, C.illinoinensisPawnee_v1, whole genome shotgun sequence, one genomic window encodes:
- the LOC122310039 gene encoding receptor-like protein 15, producing the protein MNITGLYLSGNKIDGSFLDCSANGTSPLESLDISDNHVKGSLPENIGYLLPSLIRVDVSSNASEGTLQQSLTRTGTRLMLLDLSNNKLQGQVLPKDVNMTMLRILRLSSNHFEGVISPTILNSPYLLVLDFRDNDLSNNIPEWLYDHSCLVALILSGNRFEGHLTRRLCRMKTLQAFVVSHNRLSGGIPSCLDNITFWNKSSPSLTYWNYHINKLVLQYPYLFRDDYIPFFIPLETQMSLFIKNRLYTFKGFPLLIMITIDLSSNQLIGSIPSELRELSQLRFLNLLNNSLRGSIPISFQNLRSMESLDLSHNKLSGTIPSELVGLTSVSAFSVAYNNLSGRIPFERQFSTFTNQCYEGNPELYGDPLPRKCSTTNQSEPEEKQGIRIIDHPNFFFYAFVTVSTICVCLMAAAGGPPGPSVPSGRLRTFADMVAQPPQPLPEVEIPFRPAKVIDGEFWVIFSKDEIERSVSPFRFAMVLKFLKQCPSLDVIQAFIRSRWGLDLQPVVSAMRRARNVFVHFSNEGIL; encoded by the exons ATGAATATCACAGGTTTGTACTTGAGTGGCAACAAAATTGATGGTTCTTTCCTTGATTGCTCTGCTAATGGAACTTCACCACTTGAGTCATTGGACATATCTGATAATCATGTCAAAGGCTCTCTTCCAGAAAATATTGGATATCTTCTTCCAAGCTTAATTCGTGTTGACGTTTCCTCAAATGCATCAGAAG GAACACTACAGCAAAGTTTGACTAGAACTGGCACGCGACTTATGTTGTTAGATTTATCAAACAACAAATTGCAAGGACAAGTGCTCCCAAAGGACGTGAACATGACAATGTTGAGGATCTTACGTCTTAGTAGCAATCACTTCGAAGGAGTAATCTCCCCCACCATATTAAACAGTCCATATTTACTAGTCCTAGATTTTCGAGATAATGACTTGTCCAATAATATTCCAGAGTGGTTGTATGATCATTCTTGCTTGGTAGCACTTATTTTAAGTGGAAATCGCTTTGAAGGTCACTTAACTCGAAGACTGTGTCGGATGAAAACACTACAAGCTTTTGTTGTCTCTCACAATCGTCTTTCAGGAGGTATTCCCTCTTGCCTTGATAATATTACTTTCTGGAACAAGAGTTCTCCAAGCCTTACTTATTGGAATTACCATATCAATAAACTAGTTCTACAGTATCCCTACCTATTTAGAGATGATTATATTCCGTTTTTCATACCATTGGAAACTCAAATGTCTTTGTTCATAAAAAATAGGTTATATACTTTCAAAGGTTTCCCTCTCTTGATAATGATCACAATTGACCTGTCATCTAACCAGTTGATAGGTAGCATTCCTTCTGAATTGAGAGAATTGTCACAGCTTCGGTTCTTGAACTTGTTGAATAACTCTCTAAGAGGTTCCATTCCAATCTCTTTTCAAAACTTGAGAAGCATGGAGAGTTTGGATCTCTCTCATAACAAGTTGAGTGGGACAATTCCTTCTGAATTGGTTGGACTCACTTCTGTATCTGCATTTAGTGTTGCCTACAACAATTTGTCAGGAAGAATCCCATTTGAGCGTCAATTCTCTACTTTCACAAACCAATGCTATGAGGGTAATCCAGAACTCTATGGAGACCCTTTGCCAAGAAAATGCTCAACCACAAACCAATCAGAACCTGAAGAAAAACAAGGAATTAGAATAATTGATCACCCTAATTTCTTCTTCTATGCATTTGTAACTGTGTC GACGATTTGCGTGTGCCTCATGGCTGCCGCCGGGGGTCCCCCTGGGCCTTCAGTGCCTTCAGGACGGTTGAGGACGTTCGCCGACATGGTGGCACAACCGCCACAGCCCTTGCCGGAGGTGGAGATTCCGTTCCGTCCGGCTAAAGTGATAGATGGTGAGTTTTGGGTGATTTTTTCCAAAGATGAAATTGAGAGATCGGTTTCTCCTTTCCGATTTGCCATGGTTCTTAAATTCCTCAA